A genomic window from Fibrobacterota bacterium includes:
- a CDS encoding dockerin — MIVAASASAAEMKIGAWVGGFYGETYPQPEKENVDSFQVLQGRKLDLISYFAMFNESWAATRPFAKVADANGSILLITWMANGYPLDSILAGRADLRIQAYASGIKAWKKEVWLRPLHEANGDWYDWGIGKAGAGNTSAKCIAAWKRIVQVFRDSAVTNVKWVWTTNATNSGSGTSLMGHYPGDEWVDYNSIDGYNWGTTQSWSSWKSFEETFNPAYTLLAKQSKPIFIAEFSSTEHGGDKAAWIKEMFQVLPVKFPKIMGLMWFSQSKSAEADWALNTSPSALAAWKEGIAQIPVSSLSKRSVVPNAPTKRSTLGGRHLDVVLKRSESDPSESFSPLGRKRIQP, encoded by the coding sequence ATGATCGTCGCTGCGTCGGCGAGCGCCGCCGAAATGAAGATCGGGGCTTGGGTGGGAGGGTTCTACGGAGAAACCTACCCCCAGCCGGAAAAGGAGAACGTCGATTCGTTCCAGGTTCTGCAGGGGCGCAAGCTGGATTTGATCAGCTACTTCGCCATGTTCAACGAATCCTGGGCCGCCACACGTCCCTTCGCCAAGGTCGCCGATGCCAACGGCTCCATCCTGCTGATCACCTGGATGGCCAATGGATACCCGTTGGATTCCATCCTCGCGGGTAGAGCCGACCTGCGCATCCAAGCCTATGCCAGCGGCATCAAGGCTTGGAAGAAGGAGGTCTGGCTGCGTCCTCTCCACGAGGCCAACGGGGATTGGTACGACTGGGGAATCGGAAAGGCCGGAGCGGGAAACACGAGTGCGAAATGCATCGCGGCCTGGAAGAGGATCGTGCAGGTCTTCCGCGATTCGGCCGTGACCAACGTGAAGTGGGTCTGGACCACCAACGCCACCAACAGCGGATCGGGAACCAGCTTGATGGGCCACTACCCCGGCGACGAGTGGGTGGATTACAACTCGATCGACGGCTACAACTGGGGGACCACCCAGAGTTGGTCGAGTTGGAAGAGCTTCGAGGAAACCTTCAATCCGGCTTATACGCTCTTGGCCAAACAGTCCAAGCCCATCTTCATCGCCGAATTCTCCTCCACCGAGCACGGAGGCGACAAAGCCGCTTGGATCAAGGAAATGTTCCAGGTCCTTCCGGTGAAGTTCCCGAAGATCATGGGCCTGATGTGGTTTTCCCAGTCCAAGAGCGCCGAGGCGGACTGGGCGCTGAACACTTCTCCTTCGGCACTGGCGGCCTGGAAGGAGGGCATCGCGCAGATCCCCGTCTCCTCCTTGTCCAAGCGCTCGGTTGTCCCGAACGCGCCGACGAAAAGATCCACACTGGGCGGGCGCCATCTGGATGTGGTTCTGAAACGCTCGGAGTCGGATCCGTCGGAATCGTTCAGCCCTCTCGGGCGGAAACGAATCCAGCCCTGA
- a CDS encoding RICIN domain-containing protein, with translation MSFASGSLARMVVPALVLWGTSQACREPVVPGGDWRDNRGQVVAATEGGIIQVDGTYYHWGMDRAADNSYFVGINLYSSKDLVHWTFVKQILRHDSDPLLDNKATVERAKILHNKKTGQFVIWMHYEGHNAYSVAEVAWATSDRIDGDYKFQGHFRPLDLDSRDLNVYQDADGKAYLICTTKGNQNVSLFELDDTYTKVVREIYRGNASDDMECEGHAIVKSGGMYYWLMSWCTGWDFNDNRYFTSKTLAGPWSAGKTLGVGGTHTYESQVGWAFPMPGNNGTDFVYMGDRWSVSDFASSRTVMLPFTISNGTVSMPWMDRWYPNADSGWVRGEPYFQSGVYTIRSKATGKVLAAPSKTTSGAIAVVTDSGTASQRWKLESLGNSEYRFTSVLSGMRMDVSDESREVGAKILQYAASDKWNQKWHLVSSGPGVWRMISENTLGKVMEVPTSTPNGIALGLYKGKANQQWEIVPVSPLADGKWFTFRASHSGKALTSTSAGIVQWTDSGKASQAWKARKLADGQWALEQEGRRLSVVAEEITDGAALAVSSDTGSGSRWRIVDDGTGTVQIVNDCSGKSLDVDGGEKALADGAKVMPYRFWATKNQTWTVKEVPAPISALAPSEKATGFRLEGRRLVVEAGLASSSRFEVRSASGEVLAIVPAGAAVELPGHLRGVVSIRLLPVGGRLTSVLP, from the coding sequence ATGTCCTTCGCCTCAGGATCGCTCGCTCGCATGGTCGTCCCCGCTTTGGTCCTGTGGGGCACATCCCAAGCCTGCCGCGAGCCCGTGGTTCCCGGGGGCGACTGGCGCGACAACCGCGGCCAGGTGGTGGCAGCCACCGAAGGCGGGATCATCCAGGTCGATGGCACTTACTACCACTGGGGCATGGATCGAGCCGCGGACAACTCCTACTTCGTGGGGATCAATCTGTATTCGTCCAAGGACCTGGTGCACTGGACGTTCGTGAAACAGATCCTTCGCCACGATTCGGACCCACTGCTGGACAACAAGGCCACCGTGGAACGCGCCAAGATCCTGCACAACAAGAAGACCGGCCAGTTCGTGATCTGGATGCACTACGAAGGCCACAACGCCTACAGCGTGGCGGAGGTCGCCTGGGCCACGTCGGATAGAATCGATGGTGACTACAAGTTCCAGGGGCACTTTCGTCCGCTGGATCTGGACAGCCGCGACCTGAACGTCTACCAGGACGCCGACGGCAAGGCCTACCTGATCTGCACCACCAAGGGCAACCAGAACGTGAGCCTGTTCGAACTCGACGACACCTACACCAAGGTGGTTCGCGAGATCTACCGGGGCAACGCCTCCGACGACATGGAATGCGAAGGCCATGCGATCGTGAAGTCCGGCGGCATGTACTACTGGCTGATGTCGTGGTGCACCGGCTGGGATTTCAACGACAACCGCTACTTCACCTCCAAGACCCTGGCGGGCCCGTGGTCGGCCGGCAAGACCCTCGGGGTGGGCGGAACGCACACCTACGAATCGCAAGTGGGATGGGCCTTTCCCATGCCGGGCAACAACGGGACGGATTTCGTCTACATGGGCGATCGCTGGTCGGTGAGCGATTTCGCCTCGTCGCGCACGGTGATGCTCCCCTTCACCATCTCCAATGGAACCGTGTCCATGCCCTGGATGGATCGCTGGTACCCCAACGCCGATTCGGGCTGGGTGCGTGGCGAGCCGTATTTCCAGTCGGGCGTGTACACCATCCGCTCCAAGGCCACCGGGAAGGTGTTGGCGGCTCCTTCCAAGACGACATCGGGGGCGATCGCGGTGGTGACGGATTCCGGTACCGCATCGCAGAGGTGGAAGTTGGAGAGCCTCGGGAATTCGGAATACCGCTTCACCTCGGTCCTTTCGGGAATGCGCATGGACGTCTCGGACGAATCGCGCGAAGTCGGGGCCAAGATCCTCCAGTACGCAGCCTCCGACAAATGGAACCAGAAGTGGCATCTGGTTTCATCCGGCCCCGGAGTGTGGCGGATGATCTCCGAAAACACCCTGGGCAAGGTCATGGAAGTCCCCACCTCGACGCCCAACGGCATCGCCCTGGGTCTCTACAAGGGCAAGGCCAACCAGCAGTGGGAGATCGTGCCTGTTTCCCCGCTTGCTGACGGAAAATGGTTTACCTTCCGGGCCTCGCACAGCGGCAAGGCGCTCACCTCGACCTCCGCGGGGATCGTCCAGTGGACAGATTCCGGCAAAGCGTCGCAGGCGTGGAAGGCCCGCAAGCTCGCCGACGGCCAGTGGGCCTTGGAGCAGGAGGGCAGGAGGTTGTCGGTGGTGGCGGAAGAGATCACCGATGGCGCAGCTCTGGCCGTATCCTCCGATACCGGATCGGGAAGTCGCTGGCGCATCGTCGACGACGGCACCGGCACCGTGCAGATCGTCAACGATTGCTCGGGCAAATCGCTGGACGTGGATGGCGGCGAAAAGGCGCTGGCCGACGGCGCGAAGGTGATGCCCTACCGGTTTTGGGCAACGAAGAACCAGACCTGGACCGTGAAGGAGGTGCCGGCTCCGATCTCCGCGTTGGCGCCCAGTGAAAAAGCCACCGGCTTCCGTCTGGAAGGACGACGGTTGGTGGTGGAGGCCGGATTGGCCAGTTCCTCGCGCTTCGAGGTGCGATCCGCATCGGGGGAGGTTCTGGCCATCGTTCCCGCCGGTGCCGCTGTGGAGCTACCCGGCCACCTGCGCGGCGTGGTTTCCATCCGCTTGTTGCCGGTTGGAGGACGGCTCACCTCAGTCCTTCCCTAA
- a CDS encoding GntR family transcriptional regulator, with amino-acid sequence MRKIIVERLLEAREPSGALPSIREMARSFGVSPQTVQKAMADLVGMGEIHVLDRKGAFWGKEPLRVKLRPQAPGSERDALERLGTDLRRGVFHPLRALPARKELSVLYGVSLRRIGQFLNELVAVGSLERHGRSLHLPSGALRQSRGSVLVVVRCDESGRILLETEREIDFMKSVRREAAERDLRVQVLGCHEGVRGVRLLDPAGSQTEIGRLPGIPIGVIASTWLVRDPHSLLATLRRLGLPISVWWEHAVGDFRVSRSGRSPVAAFNLSFGSAPGQAIGARLVAEGFRSVAWISPYHGNDWSRARLSGLREAISRSEIDLVECVDDRYHSRWHLDELSHGKNGGAKLLRRILSGFLDRGVLQGVPVWVVVNDLAAVELLDLLKERGMARPRILSFDATSASESYRFDSFEFHTEGMVRRMLHHLFQPTALRGDHQAVQEMVGRLVLRG; translated from the coding sequence ATGCGTAAGATCATAGTGGAACGGCTTTTGGAAGCGCGAGAGCCCAGCGGCGCATTGCCTTCCATCCGCGAAATGGCCCGATCCTTCGGGGTCTCGCCCCAGACAGTGCAGAAGGCGATGGCCGATCTGGTGGGGATGGGGGAGATCCATGTGCTGGACCGCAAAGGTGCCTTCTGGGGCAAGGAGCCGCTCCGCGTGAAGCTGCGACCCCAGGCCCCCGGTTCGGAGCGCGACGCCCTCGAAAGGCTCGGAACCGATCTGCGCCGAGGCGTTTTCCACCCTCTGCGGGCGTTGCCTGCCCGCAAGGAATTGTCGGTGCTGTACGGCGTCTCGCTGCGCAGGATCGGACAATTTCTGAACGAATTGGTCGCCGTGGGAAGTCTCGAGCGCCACGGCCGATCCTTGCATCTTCCCTCCGGGGCGCTGCGCCAATCCCGAGGATCGGTGCTGGTGGTTGTGCGTTGCGACGAATCGGGCCGGATTCTCCTGGAGACCGAACGGGAGATCGATTTCATGAAATCTGTCCGTCGGGAAGCCGCAGAGCGCGACCTCCGGGTGCAGGTCCTGGGATGCCACGAAGGCGTCCGGGGCGTGCGATTGCTGGATCCGGCAGGATCTCAGACAGAAATTGGCCGACTTCCCGGGATTCCCATCGGAGTGATCGCCTCCACCTGGCTGGTGCGAGACCCGCATTCCCTTCTCGCGACCTTGCGACGGCTGGGTTTGCCGATCTCTGTCTGGTGGGAGCATGCGGTTGGCGACTTCCGCGTTTCTCGCTCCGGTCGCTCGCCGGTCGCCGCGTTCAATCTGTCGTTCGGGTCGGCTCCCGGACAGGCGATCGGCGCGCGGTTGGTGGCGGAAGGGTTCCGGTCAGTTGCTTGGATTTCGCCCTATCACGGAAACGATTGGTCCCGCGCACGGCTTTCCGGCCTGCGCGAGGCGATCTCTCGCTCCGAGATCGACTTGGTGGAATGCGTGGACGACCGCTACCACAGCCGCTGGCACCTGGACGAGCTTTCCCACGGCAAGAATGGCGGGGCGAAGCTCTTGCGCAGGATCCTTTCCGGATTCCTGGATCGCGGCGTGCTCCAAGGGGTGCCGGTCTGGGTGGTGGTCAACGATCTCGCCGCGGTGGAGTTGCTGGACTTGCTCAAGGAGCGAGGGATGGCGCGTCCCAGAATCCTCTCCTTCGACGCGACCTCGGCCAGCGAATCGTACCGATTCGATTCGTTCGAGTTCCACACCGAAGGAATGGTCCGCCGGATGCTCCATCATCTTTTCCAACCGACCGCCCTGCGCGGCGACCACCAAGCCGTGCAGGAAATGGTCGGGCGGCTCGTTCTGAGGGGCTGA
- a CDS encoding DEAD/DEAH box helicase encodes MQEENKELEAIQEPVALDSHAETDSVAAEDDAQILSEDASEDTSEDTAGFDPSAMVVEVDAQADDNPDDIVEPDPPLPDYTFEQASDTMKEAMAKQGWTSPMLVQRKAIPYLLAGQDLITQSRTGSGKTGAFMIPLVEICELEHPEPQALILVPTRELALQVAREAELIGAAKGVNTVVVYGGVGYEKQIEGLKKAHIVIGTPGRVIDMIQKGYFKLRSIRDLVMDEADEMLSMGFYPDMARIRQMLPKDRCTYMFSATITENVKHLAREFLRNPKFLSLSQKKRSVDAISHRYMVVDKLAKDKAVFDILEHDHPEMAFIFCNTKRDVAYLSDYLRSWGLSAEPFSGDMSQVAREKVMARFRKRETRYMVTTDVAARGIDISDIPCVIQYELPMEPDVYVHRAGRTARAGKTGVAWTVVSELEELGVKAIGRRFDLRFEKVAAAKPESAGAILLERCVGLLERADRDSSRAVRRGAEKLEKLIPELLESESTRMGLALLISKAYREEFYGQKDASLAGQEMAKIGVEEDGEERHHGGGGRHHGGSSSHGGGRPGGGGGRFGGGSGGPRRRR; translated from the coding sequence ATGCAAGAAGAAAACAAAGAGCTGGAAGCCATCCAAGAACCGGTGGCCCTGGATTCCCATGCCGAAACCGATTCCGTAGCAGCGGAAGACGACGCCCAGATTCTGTCCGAGGATGCCTCCGAAGACACGTCCGAGGACACAGCCGGGTTCGATCCTTCCGCCATGGTGGTGGAAGTGGATGCCCAGGCCGACGACAATCCCGACGACATCGTCGAGCCCGACCCTCCGCTGCCCGACTACACCTTCGAGCAAGCCTCGGACACCATGAAAGAGGCGATGGCCAAACAAGGCTGGACCTCGCCGATGCTGGTGCAGCGCAAAGCCATCCCCTATCTGTTGGCCGGACAGGATCTGATCACGCAGTCCCGGACAGGTTCTGGCAAGACCGGCGCGTTCATGATTCCGCTGGTGGAAATCTGCGAGCTGGAACACCCCGAGCCCCAAGCGCTGATCCTGGTTCCCACCCGCGAGCTGGCGCTCCAGGTGGCCCGCGAAGCCGAACTGATCGGTGCCGCCAAGGGAGTGAACACCGTTGTGGTCTACGGTGGCGTGGGCTACGAGAAGCAGATCGAAGGCCTCAAGAAGGCCCACATCGTGATCGGCACGCCCGGCCGCGTGATCGACATGATCCAGAAGGGTTACTTCAAGTTGCGTTCCATCCGCGACTTGGTGATGGACGAAGCCGACGAAATGCTCTCCATGGGATTCTATCCGGACATGGCCCGCATCCGCCAGATGCTGCCCAAGGACCGTTGCACCTACATGTTCTCGGCGACCATCACCGAAAACGTGAAGCACCTGGCCCGTGAATTCCTGCGCAACCCCAAGTTCTTGTCGCTTTCCCAGAAGAAGCGTTCGGTGGACGCCATCAGCCACCGTTACATGGTGGTCGATAAGCTGGCCAAGGACAAAGCCGTGTTCGACATCCTGGAACACGACCATCCCGAAATGGCCTTCATTTTCTGCAACACCAAGCGCGACGTGGCGTATCTGTCCGACTATCTGCGCTCGTGGGGACTCTCGGCCGAGCCGTTCTCCGGCGACATGAGCCAAGTGGCCCGCGAAAAGGTGATGGCGCGTTTCCGCAAGCGCGAAACCCGCTACATGGTGACCACCGACGTGGCCGCCCGCGGCATCGACATCTCGGACATCCCCTGCGTGATCCAGTACGAGCTCCCCATGGAGCCGGACGTGTACGTGCACCGCGCCGGACGCACGGCTCGCGCCGGCAAGACCGGTGTGGCCTGGACTGTCGTCTCCGAGTTGGAAGAACTGGGCGTGAAGGCCATCGGTCGCCGCTTTGATTTGCGGTTTGAGAAGGTGGCTGCCGCCAAGCCGGAATCCGCTGGCGCCATTTTGTTGGAACGCTGCGTGGGCCTCTTGGAACGCGCCGACCGCGACTCCAGCCGCGCCGTGCGGCGCGGTGCGGAAAAGCTGGAGAAGCTCATTCCCGAGCTGTTGGAATCCGAGTCCACCCGCATGGGACTGGCGCTTCTGATCTCCAAGGCCTATCGCGAAGAATTCTACGGCCAAAAGGACGCGAGCCTGGCCGGACAGGAAATGGCCAAGATCGGCGTGGAAGAGGACGGCGAAGAACGTCACCACGGCGGCGGTGGACGCCACCATGGCGGCTCTTCCTCGCACGGCGGTGGACGTCCTGGCGGCGGCGGCGGCAGGTTCGGCGGCGGTAGCGGCGGACCAAGGCGTCGGCGGTAG
- the metG gene encoding methionine--tRNA ligase, with the protein MTKPFYVTTPIYYVNDVPHIGHAYTSVLADVLARWHRLLGDEVFFLTGTDEHGQKVQEAAAKAGRTPQEHVDLTSQRFREMGKLLGLTNDRFIRTTDPDHTAYVQKVMQELWDKGEIYKSAYKGLYNVRDERFYSESDIREGRGPGPDEVVEEVEEVNYFFRMSSYQERLVAHIHENPAWIVPEYRKNEVLGFLRQPLGDLCISRPKTRLSWGIELPFDRDFVTYVWFDALLNYFTGVLPSKRADGTSWWPASVHLIGKDILTTHSVYWPSMLMGAGIELPKQILAHGWWMADGQKMSKSLGNVVDPFEVARKYESVGGVEAFRFFLMREMVVGQDSSFSDAGMIKVVNGDLANDIGNIVSRIRKQVATQFEGKIPALPSSLGELSKGLRDKAISVVSEVENLMRLFRVSFAMEETMSLARAINSYLESTAPWKLAKDPSRQEELAEVLAVSSEALRILLVLVSPVIPGKSAEALALMGETAVPGKLAWGLLPAGREFTDGPVLFPRLEVKKPEAKPAAVAVAKPEPVKDPFEAVDFRVAKIVSAEDHPSAEKLLVLQLDVGELGPRQVCAGIKAHFPAATLPGRKVLLVANLKKAKLRGVESMGMILAADNADGSVHLLEPQGEPGAFATAEGMDHKPGVNLTIEAVDPVKLVVRGGKLHYGKLPVSAGNLPVNCSAQDEASVH; encoded by the coding sequence ATGACCAAGCCATTCTACGTCACCACGCCCATCTATTATGTCAACGACGTGCCTCATATCGGGCACGCCTATACCTCCGTTTTGGCTGACGTGTTGGCTCGTTGGCACCGCCTGTTGGGCGACGAGGTCTTTTTCCTGACCGGCACCGACGAGCACGGCCAGAAGGTTCAGGAAGCCGCCGCCAAAGCTGGACGCACCCCGCAGGAGCACGTGGACCTCACCAGCCAACGCTTCCGCGAGATGGGCAAGCTGCTGGGACTGACCAACGACCGTTTCATCCGCACCACCGACCCGGACCACACCGCCTACGTGCAGAAGGTGATGCAGGAATTGTGGGACAAGGGCGAGATCTACAAGTCCGCCTACAAGGGCCTCTACAACGTGCGCGACGAGCGATTCTACTCGGAATCCGACATCCGCGAAGGCCGTGGCCCCGGGCCGGACGAGGTCGTGGAGGAGGTGGAAGAGGTCAACTACTTCTTCCGCATGTCCAGCTACCAGGAGCGTCTGGTGGCCCACATCCACGAAAACCCCGCCTGGATCGTGCCGGAATACCGCAAGAACGAAGTGCTGGGCTTTTTGCGCCAGCCCTTGGGCGACCTTTGCATCAGCCGCCCCAAGACGCGCCTTTCGTGGGGAATCGAGTTGCCTTTCGATCGCGACTTCGTGACCTACGTGTGGTTCGATGCCCTGCTCAACTACTTCACCGGCGTGCTTCCCAGCAAGCGGGCGGATGGAACGTCCTGGTGGCCGGCCAGCGTGCACCTGATCGGCAAGGACATCCTGACCACGCACAGCGTGTACTGGCCCTCCATGCTGATGGGCGCCGGGATCGAACTGCCCAAACAGATCCTGGCCCACGGTTGGTGGATGGCGGATGGACAGAAAATGTCAAAGTCGCTGGGCAACGTGGTGGACCCCTTCGAGGTGGCCCGCAAGTACGAATCCGTGGGTGGTGTGGAAGCGTTCCGGTTTTTCCTGATGCGAGAGATGGTGGTGGGCCAGGACAGTTCGTTCTCGGACGCGGGCATGATCAAGGTGGTCAACGGCGACCTCGCCAACGACATCGGCAACATCGTTTCCCGCATCCGCAAGCAAGTGGCCACCCAGTTCGAAGGCAAGATCCCTGCCCTTCCCAGCTCGCTTGGAGAGCTGTCCAAGGGGTTGCGCGACAAGGCCATCTCGGTGGTCTCGGAGGTGGAAAACCTCATGCGCCTGTTCCGGGTGAGCTTTGCCATGGAAGAGACCATGTCGCTGGCGCGCGCCATCAACAGCTACCTGGAATCCACCGCGCCCTGGAAGCTCGCCAAAGACCCCTCCCGCCAAGAAGAATTGGCCGAGGTCTTGGCGGTTTCCTCCGAAGCCCTGCGCATCCTGCTCGTGCTGGTTTCGCCGGTGATTCCCGGCAAGTCCGCCGAGGCGTTGGCCCTCATGGGCGAGACCGCCGTGCCGGGTAAACTCGCCTGGGGGCTTTTGCCCGCTGGCCGCGAGTTCACGGACGGCCCTGTGCTGTTCCCGCGTCTGGAAGTGAAAAAACCGGAAGCCAAGCCCGCCGCGGTAGCGGTCGCCAAGCCGGAACCTGTCAAGGATCCATTCGAAGCGGTGGATTTCCGCGTCGCGAAGATCGTGTCCGCCGAAGACCATCCCTCCGCGGAAAAACTCCTCGTGCTCCAGCTGGACGTGGGCGAATTGGGACCGCGCCAGGTTTGCGCGGGCATCAAGGCCCACTTCCCGGCCGCCACCCTACCCGGCCGCAAGGTGTTGCTGGTGGCCAATCTCAAGAAAGCCAAACTGCGCGGCGTGGAATCGATGGGCATGATCCTGGCGGCAGACAATGCGGATGGCTCGGTGCATCTGCTGGAGCCTCAGGGCGAGCCGGGCGCGTTCGCCACGGCGGAAGGCATGGACCACAAGCCGGGCGTGAATCTGACCATCGAGGCGGTGGACCCGGTCAAGCTGGTGGTGCGCGGCGGGAAACTCCACTACGGAAAACTCCCCGTTTCTGCCGGAAACCTACCCGTGAATTGCTCGGCCCAGGACGAAGCTTCCGTTCATTGA